In Thermospira aquatica, the following proteins share a genomic window:
- a CDS encoding MFS transporter — translation MEKKPFLKISWNPFVGEAAFWFLFILNFLSFSSHAALNTLPVYFSSLGISHAFVGFFMNIHGAVVVFFVMFFLGFTEGMGKKRMMFLSYGIQLVSYVLMFLFAWNIPLLVILRIFSSFSYAVGFTVNAAFAFDTLPVEKRVGGIALFGISGILSHPFAAFVGKHILEVSPKGIFLFGAALVVLALGILFFVEEKPWKKEEFHAQDVGDVLQKRNLWLYLLLAGVLGGAFGTLSTFVPQQTLQRLGTSFLATYFTSYAVVAILIRVLFSSFLDRVEKNWLLLGGFFLAAMAMIEMAMVRNKWEVFFVGFLYGIAHTILYPVLSAQVVKESAEEEKFVTNSVLIGSYTLGGFVISSVLGMFGDRLRTSAIFWGMGMLCFLSAMVILLSTVVWRWNVRGKEA, via the coding sequence TTGGAGAAAAAGCCTTTTTTAAAAATTTCCTGGAATCCTTTTGTTGGTGAGGCGGCTTTTTGGTTTTTGTTTATTCTTAATTTTCTTTCATTTTCCAGTCATGCAGCTTTAAATACGCTTCCAGTGTATTTTTCCAGCCTGGGTATAAGTCATGCGTTTGTAGGTTTTTTTATGAATATCCATGGTGCTGTGGTTGTGTTTTTTGTTATGTTTTTCCTTGGTTTTACAGAAGGTATGGGTAAGAAGAGAATGATGTTTTTGTCGTATGGGATTCAGCTGGTTTCGTACGTGTTGATGTTTCTTTTTGCCTGGAATATCCCTCTGTTGGTCATACTTCGAATTTTTTCTTCGTTTTCTTATGCGGTGGGTTTTACCGTGAATGCGGCGTTTGCTTTTGATACGTTGCCTGTTGAAAAACGGGTGGGGGGAATTGCCCTCTTTGGTATTTCGGGAATTCTTTCTCATCCCTTTGCTGCTTTTGTAGGAAAGCATATTCTTGAGGTTTCTCCGAAAGGTATTTTTCTCTTTGGTGCAGCTCTTGTTGTGCTTGCTCTCGGGATACTTTTTTTTGTGGAAGAAAAGCCATGGAAAAAGGAAGAATTTCATGCTCAGGATGTAGGGGATGTGCTTCAAAAGAGGAATCTCTGGTTGTATCTTCTTCTGGCAGGGGTGCTGGGGGGTGCTTTTGGTACACTTTCCACCTTTGTTCCTCAACAAACACTCCAACGGTTAGGCACCTCGTTTTTGGCTACTTACTTTACCTCGTATGCGGTTGTGGCTATTTTGATTCGTGTGCTTTTTTCTTCGTTTCTTGATAGGGTGGAGAAGAACTGGTTGCTTTTGGGAGGTTTTTTTCTTGCGGCAATGGCAATGATAGAGATGGCTATGGTAAGAAATAAGTGGGAGGTTTTTTTCGTTGGTTTTCTGTATGGCATAGCTCATACGATTCTTTATCCTGTTTTGAGTGCGCAGGTGGTAAAAGAAAGTGCTGAAGAAGAAAAATTTGTGACCAATAGCGTTCTCATCGGGAGTTATACGCTGGGAGGTTTTGTGATTTCTTCGGTGTTGGGAATGTTTGGGGATAGACTTCGGACCTCGGCTATTTTTTGGGGTATGGGAATGTTGTGTTTTCTTTCGGCAATGGTAATTCTACTCTCAACAGTGGTCTGGAGATGGAACGTAAGGGGAAAAGAGGCGTAA
- the thiH gene encoding 2-iminoacetate synthase ThiH: MKATEAFLPWLDFDIDGFVSRVTEKDVERVLEKEVLGYQDFLCLLSPVASRFLEKMAICSQQLTAKHFGRAILLFAPLYLADYCQNACVYCGFRVMNRFPRKKLSLEEIQRNGEILAEKGFRHILLLTGDAPAVTPVSYLEEAMSILSPMFDSLAVEVYPMTVEEYQKLRLVGLDGLTIYQETYDRKVYAEVHPSGPKRDFFWRLGTPERGAQAGLRWVTIGALYGLANPLHDAFWTAMHLMTLKKYYPEVEWGVSLPRMNPAEGDFVQKYNLPDKQFVQFLLAFRIFFPTVGITLSTRERPEMRDILIPLGVTKVSAESHTEVGGYAEHQEQVPQFEVADKRSVEEIKSVISSKGFDPVFKDWVRMA; the protein is encoded by the coding sequence ATGAAAGCTACAGAGGCATTTCTTCCTTGGCTGGACTTTGATATTGATGGTTTTGTTTCACGTGTGACAGAAAAGGATGTTGAGAGAGTACTCGAGAAAGAAGTTCTTGGGTATCAGGATTTTCTTTGTTTATTATCTCCTGTAGCTTCACGCTTTCTTGAGAAAATGGCTATTTGTTCTCAGCAGCTTACAGCGAAGCACTTTGGAAGGGCGATTTTGCTTTTTGCACCTTTGTATCTGGCAGATTATTGTCAAAATGCCTGTGTGTATTGCGGTTTCCGGGTAATGAATCGTTTTCCAAGAAAAAAACTCTCCCTCGAAGAAATCCAACGAAATGGGGAAATACTTGCCGAGAAAGGATTTCGTCATATTCTTCTTCTCACTGGGGATGCTCCGGCAGTGACACCTGTTTCTTATCTGGAAGAGGCGATGAGCATTCTTTCTCCGATGTTTGATTCTCTGGCGGTTGAGGTTTATCCGATGACGGTGGAGGAGTATCAGAAACTCCGTCTGGTAGGCCTGGATGGTCTTACTATTTATCAGGAGACGTATGATAGGAAGGTTTATGCGGAGGTTCATCCCTCGGGTCCAAAGAGGGATTTTTTCTGGCGTTTGGGAACGCCGGAGAGAGGGGCTCAAGCTGGTCTTCGGTGGGTGACTATTGGTGCCTTGTATGGACTTGCCAATCCTCTCCATGATGCCTTTTGGACGGCAATGCATCTCATGACACTCAAAAAATACTATCCAGAAGTGGAATGGGGCGTGTCTCTTCCAAGAATGAATCCGGCAGAGGGAGATTTTGTTCAGAAGTATAATCTTCCGGATAAACAGTTTGTTCAGTTTCTTCTGGCGTTTCGAATCTTTTTCCCAACAGTAGGGATAACTCTCTCAACAAGGGAAAGACCAGAGATGAGGGATATCCTTATTCCGCTTGGTGTGACAAAGGTTTCGGCAGAATCTCACACAGAGGTGGGGGGGTATGCAGAACATCAAGAGCAGGTACCTCAATTTGAGGTGGCGGATAAACGAAGTGTTGAGGAGATAAAATCAGTTATCTCTTCAAAGGGATTTGATCCGGTGTTTAAGGATTGGGTGAGGATGGCATAG
- a CDS encoding thiazole synthase: MDSPLVIGNREFSCRLFVGTGKLPSSRLLPEIVKASGTQMITVALRRVNLSRPEENILSYIPEGVVVLPNTSGARNAEEAVRISRLAREAGCGNFVKIEIIHEMDYLMPDNEETIKATAILAKEGFVVLPYVMPDLIVAQKLVDAGAAAVMPLGSPIGSHRGLRTRDLIAMLIEKIDLPIVVDAGIGKPSHAAEAMEMGADAVLVNTAIATSVDPVAAARAFSLAVEAGRISYLTQKQQETLYAQASSPLSGLLSEEKL, from the coding sequence ATGGATTCTCCTCTTGTTATTGGAAACAGAGAGTTTTCCTGTCGTTTGTTTGTTGGAACCGGAAAACTTCCTTCTTCTCGTCTTTTACCGGAGATTGTAAAAGCAAGTGGCACGCAGATGATTACAGTGGCTTTGAGACGTGTCAATCTTTCCCGTCCGGAAGAGAATATTCTCTCGTATATTCCAGAAGGGGTAGTGGTGTTACCAAATACTTCAGGGGCACGAAATGCAGAAGAGGCAGTTCGGATTTCGCGTCTTGCTCGCGAGGCAGGGTGTGGAAATTTTGTGAAGATAGAGATTATCCATGAGATGGATTATCTGATGCCTGATAATGAGGAAACGATAAAGGCCACAGCTATCCTTGCAAAGGAAGGATTCGTCGTTCTTCCTTATGTAATGCCTGATCTTATTGTAGCGCAAAAATTGGTGGATGCTGGGGCAGCAGCTGTGATGCCTCTGGGATCTCCTATCGGATCCCACAGGGGTTTGAGAACCAGGGATCTCATTGCAATGCTTATTGAAAAGATTGATCTCCCTATTGTAGTGGATGCTGGTATTGGGAAACCATCCCACGCGGCAGAAGCTATGGAGATGGGTGCTGATGCGGTATTGGTCAACACAGCTATTGCAACGAGTGTGGATCCAGTGGCAGCGGCGCGGGCTTTCTCTCTTGCGGTTGAAGCAGGGAGAATATCGTATCTTACTCAAAAACAGCAGGAAACTCTTTATGCTCAGGCGAGTTCTCCCCTTTCCGGGCTTCTCTCAGAGGAAAAGTTATGA
- a CDS encoding NCS2 family permease yields MEKTLGKFFEFSERKTSLKVEVLAGISTFLTMAYIIVVNPGILSLTGMDFSGVLLATVLVASISSVLMGLYANLPYALAPGMGINAFFTFSLVMGMGLSWQTALGAVFLSGIIFIILSILPVRLWILHAVPKSIRYGVAAGIGVFLTLIGFKSVGFIVSNEATLVGFGGINAQTLLFIFGLILTSILVIRRVKGALILGIMVTSIATLIVSILGLKYGWLKAPLVELPKSIVALPKLDVFFKLDILGAFKLSMIGPVFSLLFTDMFDSISTFMGIAQVSGLVDKDGQPLKAKKALLVDAISTMMSGLFGTSSGTTYIESAAGIEEGGRTGLTAIVTGLLFLPFMFLSPLLSFIPAVATAPVLVIVGAFMMKPLLQINWNDFEETIPAFMALILIPLTYSITQGIVWGFLIYTLIKLFTGKIKDIHPMLYVIDVLAVLILLVK; encoded by the coding sequence ATGGAGAAGACTCTAGGAAAATTTTTTGAGTTTTCAGAGAGAAAAACCTCTTTAAAAGTGGAGGTTTTAGCGGGTATTTCAACTTTTCTTACGATGGCTTATATTATTGTGGTGAATCCCGGGATTCTTTCTTTAACAGGAATGGATTTTAGTGGTGTTCTTCTTGCGACGGTTTTGGTGGCTTCTATTTCCAGTGTTTTAATGGGACTCTACGCTAATCTTCCCTATGCTCTTGCACCAGGCATGGGTATCAATGCCTTTTTTACCTTTAGTCTGGTTATGGGGATGGGGCTTTCCTGGCAGACTGCCCTTGGAGCAGTGTTTCTTTCGGGTATAATTTTTATTATTCTTTCTATTCTTCCTGTGAGACTCTGGATTCTTCATGCTGTTCCAAAATCGATTCGTTATGGTGTGGCTGCGGGTATTGGGGTGTTTTTAACCTTGATTGGGTTTAAGTCTGTGGGTTTTATTGTATCTAATGAGGCTACTCTCGTGGGTTTTGGAGGGATTAATGCTCAAACACTTCTTTTTATTTTTGGGCTTATTCTTACTTCTATTTTGGTGATTCGTCGTGTGAAGGGTGCTTTGATTTTAGGTATTATGGTGACTTCTATTGCAACATTGATTGTTTCTATTCTCGGGTTAAAATATGGTTGGCTTAAAGCTCCTCTTGTTGAGTTGCCAAAATCGATTGTAGCTCTCCCTAAACTTGATGTATTTTTTAAACTGGATATTCTTGGGGCTTTTAAACTTTCGATGATTGGTCCTGTGTTCTCTCTTTTGTTTACAGATATGTTTGATTCTATTTCTACTTTTATGGGTATTGCTCAGGTATCCGGACTTGTGGATAAGGATGGACAACCTTTAAAAGCAAAGAAAGCTCTTTTGGTGGATGCTATTTCAACGATGATGTCAGGTCTTTTTGGGACTTCTTCTGGTACTACCTATATAGAGTCTGCCGCGGGTATTGAGGAGGGTGGAAGGACGGGTTTGACTGCTATTGTGACAGGGCTTTTGTTTCTCCCATTTATGTTTCTAAGTCCTCTTCTGAGTTTTATTCCTGCTGTTGCGACGGCACCTGTTCTGGTTATTGTGGGGGCATTTATGATGAAACCGCTTCTTCAGATTAACTGGAATGATTTTGAGGAGACTATTCCTGCGTTTATGGCGCTTATTCTTATTCCCCTCACCTACTCGATTACCCAGGGTATTGTATGGGGATTTTTGATCTATACTCTTATCAAGCTTTTTACCGGAAAGATAAAGGATATTCATCCTATGCTCTACGTGATTGATGTCCTTGCGGTGTTAATTCTTCTGGTAAAGTAA
- a CDS encoding ParA family protein: MSKIIVVANQKGGVGKTTTTVNLAAYLSNVGKKTLLIDIDPQGNACSGLGVDIRERSGNGIYEVLIGQKKIQEVILATKYKNLFLIPVTLDLAGAQIELLNVPRKEFVLKDALDEIREQYDFILIDTPPSLGLFTLNGLVAADSVLIPMQSEFYAMEGLAQLLKAIKLVKSGLNKNLAIEGVLVTMYDSRTNLSKQVLDEVKGYFQEKVYETVIPRNVRLSEAPSHGIAIFEYDEKSQGAEAYAAFGREFLNRVGG, from the coding sequence ATGTCAAAAATTATCGTTGTAGCAAATCAGAAGGGTGGAGTAGGGAAAACCACCACCACCGTCAATCTTGCTGCCTATCTTTCTAATGTGGGAAAAAAAACTCTTCTTATCGATATTGATCCTCAAGGAAATGCTTGCAGTGGCTTAGGAGTTGATATTCGAGAACGCTCAGGAAACGGAATCTATGAAGTTCTGATAGGACAAAAAAAGATTCAAGAAGTTATTCTTGCCACAAAGTATAAAAATCTATTTCTTATTCCAGTAACTCTTGATCTTGCTGGAGCTCAGATCGAACTTCTTAATGTTCCGCGAAAGGAGTTTGTTCTTAAAGATGCACTAGATGAGATTCGTGAACAGTATGATTTTATTCTTATTGATACTCCACCTTCTCTTGGTCTTTTTACCCTGAATGGTTTAGTAGCCGCTGATTCAGTTCTTATTCCCATGCAAAGTGAGTTTTATGCAATGGAAGGACTTGCTCAGCTTCTTAAAGCTATTAAACTTGTCAAAAGTGGGCTTAACAAAAACCTGGCTATAGAAGGTGTTTTGGTAACAATGTACGATTCTCGCACCAATCTCTCAAAACAGGTTCTTGATGAGGTAAAAGGATATTTTCAAGAAAAGGTCTATGAAACAGTTATTCCTCGAAATGTCCGCCTTTCAGAAGCCCCGAGCCATGGTATCGCTATCTTTGAATATGATGAGAAGAGTCAGGGAGCTGAAGCGTATGCTGCGTTTGGGCGAGAGTTTTTAAACAGAGTGGGAGGTTGA
- a CDS encoding ParB/RepB/Spo0J family partition protein has product MAQKHGLGKGMLALVDENMIEEEVYKGNIQMIDVGKILPNKHQPRKFFAEDELKELADSIREKGVIQPILVTDLGNGKYELVAGERRWRAAKMAGLLEIPAIVRDFSEEDKLEIALIENIQRSDLNPIEEALAFKEIMERLHLSQEELAQRIGKNRSSVANTLRLLKLPEIIQQKIIQKELTEGHARVILMLSERDVMIQFADYIIEKGLSVREAEVMVKDFEKKNVSRETLKEKNETVHPLTSLEEKFIQSLGLKVSVTGSIKKGKIEIHYFSQEELEYIYQRLVGKE; this is encoded by the coding sequence ATGGCACAAAAACATGGTCTTGGAAAAGGGATGCTGGCTCTTGTTGATGAAAATATGATTGAGGAAGAGGTTTACAAGGGAAATATTCAAATGATAGATGTTGGGAAGATTCTTCCCAATAAACATCAACCGAGAAAATTTTTTGCAGAAGATGAGTTAAAAGAACTTGCTGATTCTATTAGAGAAAAGGGAGTTATTCAACCCATTCTGGTTACCGATCTTGGAAATGGAAAATACGAGCTTGTTGCTGGTGAAAGACGCTGGCGAGCAGCAAAAATGGCGGGACTTTTAGAAATTCCCGCTATAGTAAGGGATTTTAGCGAAGAAGATAAACTCGAGATTGCTCTTATTGAAAATATTCAAAGGTCAGATCTTAATCCTATTGAAGAAGCTTTAGCATTTAAAGAGATTATGGAGCGTTTACATCTTTCTCAAGAAGAACTTGCTCAAAGGATTGGAAAAAATAGGAGTTCTGTTGCAAATACCCTTCGTCTTCTTAAACTTCCTGAGATAATTCAACAGAAAATTATTCAAAAAGAACTTACCGAGGGTCATGCAAGGGTAATTCTTATGTTAAGTGAAAGGGATGTTATGATTCAGTTCGCAGATTATATTATAGAGAAGGGGCTTTCTGTTCGTGAAGCTGAGGTTATGGTAAAGGATTTTGAGAAAAAAAATGTTTCACGTGAAACATTAAAAGAAAAAAATGAAACCGTTCATCCTCTCACAAGTCTTGAAGAGAAGTTTATTCAGTCGTTAGGTTTAAAGGTAAGTGTTACAGGTTCAATAAAGAAAGGGAAGATAGAGATTCATTATTTTTCTCAAGAGGAATTGGAATATATTTATCAGAGGCTTGTAGGAAAAGAATAA
- a CDS encoding LL-diaminopimelate aminotransferase yields the protein MVRVNENYTLLQGSYLFSEVAKRVRMYQEKNPEKKIIRLGIGDVTQPLVPSVVKAFQEGVEEMSKKESFHGYGPEQGYEFLREAIAEVDFRKRGIDISPDEIFISTGAKEDTANFQELFDQKVSVAIPDPVYPVYVDSNVMAGRSGRLKNGRYERFFYLDATLENNFKPEIPKKRFDLIYLCFPNNPTGQVLTRDELKAWVEYAHKYGSILFFDAAYEAFVSDPSLPKSIFEIEGAREVAVEFRSLSKTAGFTGTRCAYTIVPRDVKVYTKKGHAVSLHALWFRRQSTKFNGVSYPVQKAAAAVFTPEGQKEIQEVLAYYKENARIILEAIREIGFPCTGGTHSPYIWFKTPMDSWKFFDYLLERVQIVGTPGIGFGKNGDGFFRLSAFGDRSNVKEAIERLKTIS from the coding sequence ATGGTTCGTGTAAACGAAAATTATACTCTTTTACAGGGAAGTTATCTCTTCTCAGAGGTTGCGAAAAGGGTTCGGATGTATCAGGAGAAAAACCCTGAAAAAAAGATTATCCGTCTTGGAATAGGGGATGTAACCCAACCCCTTGTACCCTCGGTTGTAAAAGCTTTCCAAGAGGGTGTGGAAGAGATGTCAAAGAAGGAATCTTTTCATGGGTATGGTCCTGAGCAGGGGTATGAGTTTCTTCGTGAAGCAATCGCTGAAGTGGATTTTAGAAAGAGAGGAATAGATATTTCACCTGATGAAATTTTTATCTCCACAGGAGCAAAAGAGGATACCGCAAACTTTCAAGAGCTCTTTGATCAAAAAGTTTCTGTGGCTATTCCAGATCCTGTGTATCCTGTGTATGTCGATAGTAATGTAATGGCAGGAAGAAGTGGTAGACTTAAAAATGGGCGGTATGAACGTTTCTTTTATCTGGATGCAACGCTTGAGAATAATTTTAAACCAGAAATACCTAAAAAAAGGTTTGATCTTATCTATCTTTGTTTTCCAAATAATCCTACGGGTCAGGTGCTTACAAGGGATGAGTTAAAAGCCTGGGTAGAGTATGCGCATAAATACGGAAGCATTCTTTTTTTTGATGCGGCTTATGAGGCTTTTGTTAGTGATCCTTCTCTTCCTAAGAGTATTTTTGAGATAGAAGGGGCACGGGAAGTAGCTGTGGAATTTCGTAGTCTTTCAAAAACTGCAGGGTTCACTGGAACACGCTGTGCTTATACAATTGTTCCAAGGGATGTAAAGGTTTATACAAAAAAGGGTCACGCCGTCTCTCTCCATGCACTCTGGTTTCGAAGACAATCTACCAAATTTAATGGAGTTTCTTATCCCGTACAAAAAGCAGCAGCCGCTGTTTTTACACCGGAGGGCCAGAAAGAGATTCAAGAGGTTTTGGCTTATTATAAAGAAAATGCCCGGATCATTCTTGAAGCTATTCGGGAGATTGGTTTTCCATGTACCGGTGGAACGCATTCTCCTTATATCTGGTTTAAAACACCAATGGACTCCTGGAAATTTTTTGATTATCTTTTAGAGAGAGTCCAGATTGTTGGAACTCCCGGTATTGGTTTTGGAAAGAATGGGGATGGATTTTTCCGTCTTTCTGCCTTTGGTGATCGATCAAATGTGAAGGAAGCTATTGAAAGGTTGAAAACAATTTCCTAG
- a CDS encoding FmdB family zinc ribbon protein produces the protein MPHYDYVCLNCSHEFEVFQMMNDLPLESCPSCGGKVKRKIGGGMGIIFKGNGFYVTDYKKTSFSGENKCESCSN, from the coding sequence ATGCCACATTATGATTATGTTTGTCTCAATTGTTCTCACGAGTTTGAGGTCTTCCAGATGATGAATGACCTTCCCCTTGAAAGTTGTCCTTCCTGTGGAGGAAAAGTGAAAAGAAAAATTGGAGGTGGAATGGGTATCATTTTTAAGGGAAACGGGTTCTATGTCACTGACTATAAGAAGACCTCTTTTTCTGGTGAGAATAAATGTGAGAGCTGTTCCAACTAG
- a CDS encoding fumarate hydratase, with translation MKKIKKKDFVRRMEEALHTAHFSLRPDVLKYFQEWKKRLPSSAEEIFGLYEENARFAKTEERVLCQDTGYIQVYLYIGRVCFDFPLQKTIEDVVRDFYRKNHLRMSLAHPLTRENTGDNTPVFINTEWTEKEGFECVILVKGGGSENVTRNRFFLPTENVQAIEDWVVEEMKTIGSKGCPPYLLGLCIGGTMEKAIAYSKQLLLKPLGASGDPMAQEIAHRLKERINALGIGLQGLGLGETVMDVFVKLVPCHIATLPVAFSLGCHAVRQAHFSL, from the coding sequence ATGAAGAAGATTAAAAAGAAAGATTTTGTTCGCCGTATGGAGGAGGCGCTCCATACGGCACATTTTTCCCTTCGTCCGGACGTTTTAAAATATTTTCAGGAATGGAAGAAACGGCTTCCTTCCTCGGCCGAGGAGATTTTTGGTCTTTATGAAGAGAATGCCCGCTTTGCAAAAACTGAAGAGAGGGTCCTTTGCCAGGATACGGGATATATTCAGGTTTATCTCTATATCGGAAGGGTTTGTTTTGATTTCCCCCTTCAGAAAACCATAGAGGATGTTGTGCGTGATTTTTATCGGAAAAACCATCTTCGTATGTCTTTGGCGCATCCTTTAACCAGGGAGAATACAGGCGATAACACACCGGTTTTTATAAATACAGAGTGGACGGAAAAAGAAGGATTTGAGTGTGTTATTCTTGTGAAGGGCGGTGGTTCTGAGAATGTGACGAGAAATCGTTTTTTTCTTCCCACAGAAAATGTTCAGGCAATAGAGGATTGGGTTGTTGAGGAAATGAAAACCATAGGGTCAAAGGGTTGTCCTCCTTATCTGTTAGGGCTTTGTATTGGAGGAACTATGGAAAAGGCCATAGCGTACTCAAAGCAGCTTCTTTTAAAGCCGCTGGGAGCTTCAGGTGACCCTATGGCTCAAGAAATAGCCCATCGACTAAAGGAAAGAATCAATGCGCTGGGTATTGGTTTACAGGGTCTGGGGCTTGGGGAAACGGTGATGGATGTTTTTGTAAAATTGGTTCCCTGTCATATAGCGACACTTCCTGTGGCTTTTTCCCTGGGGTGTCATGCTGTTCGTCAGGCACATTTTTCTCTCTAG
- the argB gene encoding acetylglutamate kinase: protein MERYIEKARVIMEALPYIREFSKKTVVIKYGGNAMESPQLKELVMQDIALLKLVGINVVIVHGGGPAISEMMQRLGKEPKFVDGYRYTDEETMEITEMVLSGLINKELVAAVNAHGIKAVGLSGKDNRLILAKKKGPKDIGMVGEIISIQPEVVQTLIASDYVPVISPVGVGEDGKTYNINADIAAGEIAIALKAYKLIYMTDIRGIYEDINDENSFLSTVNETAINRLKKEKKISEGMIPKIDSALKAVKQGVEKVHIIDGRIEHSLLLELLTDAGIGTEIARG, encoded by the coding sequence ATGGAAAGATATATTGAAAAGGCTCGTGTTATCATGGAGGCTCTGCCTTACATTCGTGAGTTTTCTAAAAAGACGGTGGTGATTAAATACGGCGGAAATGCCATGGAGTCTCCCCAGCTCAAAGAGCTTGTGATGCAGGATATTGCTTTGCTTAAACTGGTGGGCATCAATGTGGTGATTGTTCATGGTGGAGGCCCGGCTATCTCTGAAATGATGCAGCGGCTTGGTAAGGAGCCGAAATTTGTGGATGGCTATCGTTATACCGATGAAGAAACAATGGAAATTACAGAGATGGTTTTGAGTGGTCTTATCAATAAAGAATTGGTAGCAGCGGTTAATGCTCATGGAATTAAAGCGGTGGGATTGTCTGGTAAAGATAATCGATTGATTTTAGCAAAGAAAAAAGGACCAAAAGATATTGGAATGGTAGGGGAAATTATTTCTATCCAGCCAGAGGTCGTTCAGACGCTCATTGCCTCTGATTACGTACCGGTTATTTCTCCTGTGGGGGTTGGTGAAGATGGAAAAACCTACAACATCAATGCGGATATTGCAGCAGGAGAGATAGCGATTGCCCTCAAGGCGTATAAACTGATATATATGACTGATATTCGAGGTATCTACGAGGACATCAATGACGAAAACTCTTTTCTCTCTACGGTCAATGAAACCGCAATAAATCGCCTCAAAAAAGAGAAAAAAATCAGTGAAGGGATGATTCCCAAGATAGATTCTGCCCTCAAGGCAGTGAAACAAGGGGTGGAAAAGGTTCATATTATAGACGGACGTATTGAACATTCTCTTCTTCTTGAGCTTTTAACGGACGCGGGTATAGGAACGGAGATTGCAAGGGGTTAA
- a CDS encoding STAS domain-containing protein: protein MAGFQVTKTGNVVVLKISGEMDAHTAPQMDKALKEAIAQGNKIVLDVSQMTYVATAALGVLIANNNVVKTKGGKIVIAGMLDKIRKVFDTMGFSKVFPIASSVDEAKNLF from the coding sequence ATGGCAGGTTTTCAGGTGACCAAAACAGGGAATGTGGTCGTTCTCAAGATAAGTGGGGAGATGGATGCCCATACAGCCCCTCAGATGGATAAGGCTCTCAAGGAGGCTATAGCTCAGGGGAATAAGATAGTTCTCGATGTGAGTCAGATGACCTATGTGGCTACGGCTGCTCTTGGGGTATTGATCGCCAACAACAATGTTGTGAAAACAAAGGGTGGAAAGATCGTGATAGCTGGGATGCTTGACAAGATCAGAAAGGTTTTTGATACCATGGGTTTTTCCAAGGTTTTTCCTATTGCTTCTTCGGTAGATGAAGCGAAAAATCTTTTTTAG
- a CDS encoding ATP-binding protein yields the protein MKIRIEGNLKELEKVRKTIESFLKNYSSDEEGIFALLLMVDEVVTNIIKYGYREMGGEIWLQVLYQDGEVEVLIDDQAPPFNPLQHPQVDMENRLQKGFTHGFGIQVVRTFSDSCEYQQLDHGNRLIIRKKLA from the coding sequence GTGAAAATTAGGATAGAAGGAAACCTGAAAGAACTTGAAAAAGTGCGAAAAACCATTGAGAGTTTTTTAAAAAATTATTCCTCTGACGAGGAAGGGATTTTTGCCCTTCTTCTTATGGTGGATGAAGTGGTGACCAATATCATTAAGTACGGGTATCGCGAAATGGGTGGAGAGATATGGCTTCAGGTGTTGTACCAGGATGGGGAGGTAGAGGTTCTGATTGATGATCAGGCACCTCCCTTTAATCCTCTTCAGCATCCACAGGTAGATATGGAAAACCGTCTTCAGAAGGGCTTTACCCATGGTTTTGGGATTCAGGTGGTTCGTACCTTTTCTGATAGTTGTGAGTATCAACAGCTTGATCATGGGAATCGCTTGATTATACGAAAAAAACTTGCTTAG